The region GGGGCTCTGCGTGGACACCGGCAACACTCACTTCTGCCGCTGCCAGGCTGGCTATACCGGCAGCTACTGCGAGGAGCAGGTGGATGAGTGCTCCCCTAACCCCTGCCAGAACGGGGCCACCTGCACGGACTACCTGGGAGGCTACTCCTGTGAGGTGGGTGCCGTGGGGGGGCAGAGATGCACAGGGAGAAAGCACCAGTTACTGCCTTTCTGCTGCCCAAGGAGCTGCCCCAGCTTCAGGCTGGCTCGGTACCACTTTATCCAGTTGAAGGTTGGGgtgctggctgtgctcctgcagccaCGTGGGAATTGAGCGAACCTCTCTGATAgttcccctcttccctcctcgTAGTGTGTGGCTGGTTATCATGGAGTTAACTGCTCAGAGGAGATCAATGAGTGCTTGTCCCACCCATGCCAGAACGGAGGAACCTGCATCGATCTCATCAATACCTACAAATGCTCCTGCCCCAGAGGAACTCAAGGTAAATTAACTCCCCAGGCTGGGGCATTAGTGGGCTGAGCGTAGATATCCTCGGTATCTGCTCATTAGCTGCTCGGGCTAGCAGAAGCAAACGCAACGGTAGAGGTTTGTGTTTGCTTGCGAGCTTAGCCATCAAGGCCACGCAACCTTGGACGTGAGCTGCGCGGTGCCGCGTGCCTCCTGCCAGAGCGGTGGCTCAGACTGCCATTGAGTTGGTCAGGCTCAGCCCCTTCGCAGGGAAGGTTCACACAAGGGACCACCGGGCACCCCGATACTGTTTGATGAGCTGTGTGGGTTGTTCCCCCATTTCTCTAGGGGTGCACTGTGAGATCAATGTGGATGACTGCAGCCCTTTCTTTGATCCTGTCACCCTGGGGCCCAAGTGCTTTAACAATGGCAAGTGCACGGATCGGGTAGGTGGCTACAGCTGCATCTGCCCCCCTGGCTTTGTAGGGGAGCGCTGCGAGGGAGACGTCAACGAGTGCCTGTCCAACCCCTGCGACGCCCGCGGCACCCAGAACTGCGTGCAGCGGGTCAATGACTACAAATGCGAGTGCCGACCTGGCTATGCAGGTGAGCGCCGCGTCCCCGCCCAGCTCCCAgcgcccagccctgcagcccccaggcacCGTGCGCATCTCGCAcgccttcctctgctcctcacGTGCTCCTCTCCCTCGGCAGGCCGTCGCTGTGACACTGTGGTGGATGGCTGTAAAGGCAAACCCTGCAGGAACGGTGGAACGTGCGCTGTTGCCAGCAACACCGGCCGTGGCTTCATCTGCAAATGTCCCCCGGTAGGTacctgctcctctccagctctGAGCACGGGATGTTGCACGGGTCCTGCAAGTCAGCCCCTTGCACAGAGAGGCAGTCAAGGGGCCAGTTTAGCCCCTGAGGCTTCCCCAGCTGGGATAGCCAGGGGTAAGCGTGGAGGGGAAGATGCTTTGCTGTGGGTGCTCGCTGGAGGGAGGTGTATCCGTATGTGCATACCCCCCTCACTTGCAAGGAGACTGGGTTAAGGTCAGGGAGAAGGAGGTGGGTAGCCCTGCAGGTACGACGCACAGCTCCGTAGGACAGACTCTTGCCTGGTTGACCATTATTTGCACCACGTAAAGGTGGAGCAGGCAGCTATGGCGAAGAGCTCCCTTCATTTTGAGGGGGATGCTCTAACAGGGTTTACATTCTAGACTATTCTTGCCCATCACTAGTTTCGGAGGACACGCCAGAGCCGTGCCCTGATTCACTGGGTTTGTGCCGAGTTTCCCAGAACATACACGTGTTAGGCTGCTCGTAGGACAGCGTCAGCGATTCTGACTCCCTCCTTGGCTGTCACCTCCCCAGGGATTCGTGGGTGCCACCTGTGAGAACGACTCCCGCACCTGTGGGAACCTGCACTGCCTGAACGGTGGCACCTGCATCTCCATCCACAAGAGCTCCAAGTGCATGTGCATGCCGGCTTTCACGGGTCCCGAGTGCCAGTACCCGGCCAGCAGCCCCTGCACATCCAACCCCTGCTACAACGGGGGTACCTGCGAGTTCTTCAGCGATGCCTCCCCCTACTACCGGTGCAACTGCCCTGCCAACTTCAACGGCCTCAACTGCCACATCCTCGACTTTGATTTCCAAGGTGGGATCGGGCAGGATATCATCCCACCCAAAATTGAGGAGAAGTGCGAGATTGCAGTTTGCGCGGGGTATGCTGGCAACAAGATCTGCGATGGAAAATGCAACAACCATGCCTGCGGCTGGGACGGGGGCGACTGCTCCCTCAATTTCAACGACCCCTGGAAGAACTGCTCCCAGTCTCTGCAGTGCTGGAAGTACTTCAACGACGGCAAATGCGACTCTCAGTGCAATAACGCTGGCTGCCTGTACGATGGATTTGACTGCCAGAAGTATGAAGGGCAGTGCAAGTAAGTGACTTGCTCCTTGACCCTCTTGTTTTAAAGCCATGACCTCTGTGCTCATTGTCTGGGGGTTATTTTCTGGTTGCGTCCGCTAAAGCTCCTATGTGCAAACCTGTTGTTCGCTCTCTACATTCTGTTCTGCTGCCTATGGGGCTGCAACTCAAGCAACCGCACTTCCCTGTGGTTTTACTGAGTTTATATACACTTGGAAGCTCTCTGGGTTTGGCTCGTTCCAGATGGCTTCCCTGTCCTTGCCTGTATCACGCCATAGAAGTGAATTCTCCAACTCACGGTAGTAACGCAGTGAGTTTCAGTGTAGGGAGACCCCAGACGGAAGAGCAGCCAGAAAACACGATGATGTTAACATCCAGGCGTTTACCAAACACTGTCTTTGGCAACAGCAGGAACTTAATCCCAGATTCCTGGACAAACTCTGGTCTGAGTAACGATGCTGTGTCCCCATGTCTTCTCCGAGTCACAGTAATTTGTCCCTTTTTCTGGCATCTAAATTGCAGCTTATAAGTTAACAGCTGCTATCTTTCACTTGCAGAGGTGAATGCTTCACAGCGCTGCATGGAACAGTTGCCTTCTATGTAAACTGGCTTAGCGTCTATCGGGATGAAGAATATTTATACAAAAGAGAGGTCCTTGTGGACCACTGCTTATTTTCTCAGCCGATAGGTAATATGTGCAGTACTTGGTCTAATTCatccttctgcctttctttttcttctgcccagCCCTCTGTACGATCAGTACTGCAAAGATCACTTCTCAGATGGTCACTGTGACCAGGGCTGCAATAATTTTGAGTGCGAATGGGATGGTCTGGACTGTGCAAACAACATGCCGGAGAAGCTTGCAGATGGCAcgctggtggtggtggtcctCATCACTCCCGAGAACCTGAAGAACAACTCTTTCAACTTCCTGCGGGAGCTGAGCCGCGTGCTGCACACCAACGTGGTCTTCAAGAAGAACCCCAAGGGAGAGTATATGATCTTTCCATACTATGGCAATGAGGAGGAGCTGAAGAAGCACTACATCAAGAGGTCAACAGAGGACTGGTCAGATATGTCTAGTGCTGTCATCAACAAAGTAAAGAGCAGCCTCTACTCCAGGGCTGGcagaaggcagaagagagagCTCGATCAGATGGACATCAGAGGGTAAGGGGGACCAGTGGGTTCCTTTTTCACTGAGCcgcatttgttttctgtgttgatAATAGTAACACACTATAAAGGGAAGGATGTGGGCCAGATAATTGTATTTAGACGTTGCTTTCTGTGTGAATAGAAACCGGATTTTGCTCTCATGTGGGAAAAGCGAGTGATCGCTCAGGAATCCCTGATACAATGCTGCGCCGACTCTCACGATTGAAGGAGTCCTGTGTATTgttggagctggggctgggctgggtgggacCTGGAAGCAGAGGTTGGCCTGACCGACTGTCTGACTTCAGGAAGTCATTAAGTTAAGCCTCAGTTTCTCCCTGGGAAATGCTTTCTAGAGCTTTGTTGTAAAACTCAATTACTGCAAACTGTGTTTGGAGATCTTTTGTATAAACATATAGATCTAaccttttccctctctgtggGCTCAATCAAAAGCCACCGAAAGCAAAGGAGTTAGAGCAGTGAATCTGATGTGAAAAGATCTGAAGGCTCCCAAACAGCATTATTTAAGATACTGTAGTGTCTgggtaattttaaaacattgtgaAGCAGAGAATCCCTTCTATTCCTGTAGATAAGGAGTTAGATTTCACAGTATTCATTGAGGCAAATCCAATAGACCATGAGTGTGAGCTGCAGGGCTTGGGCCACAGGGAAGCAAGGAGATGGGTTCCCACCTTCTAATTCCCACTGATGGGGGGttaaggagggaagggagacagGGCTCATCTGTCTTCCCCGTGTAGTCATTGCTCCGTGTTTCTCATTGACTCTTCTCTCGCACAGATCCATCGTCTACTTGGAAATTGATAACCGCCAGTGCATCCAGTCGTCTTCCCAGTGCTTCCAGAGTGCAACCGATGTGGCGGCGTTCCTGGGTGCCTTGGCCTCCCTTGGCAACCTGAACATACCCTACAAAATAGAAGCCGTTAAAAGTAAGTATGGCTGGTCGGCTGGGGAGGAGAGACAGCCAAAACTTTCCAGCCTTATGCATGTTTAGTTATCTGTCAGCTGGCTGCATTTGAGCACAGTCTGGTTTTAATAACCTTgcgttttcttttttaagtctGTTCTTAAAACAATTGCAAAAACggtttattatttttgcttattccaggtttatttcaaaatcattaTCACTATAaaagttactaaaaaaaaaaaaaaaaagaaaagaaaaagaaaacccaaccagCTCCAATCAATCAGTGACATGCAAGGAGCTGAAGTTTGTATCTTGAAAATCCCCCCTAAATCCTTTTGTCTTAACAGCTCAATGCAAGCGCAATGATTTGAAGTTTGCTAATCCTTTTccttaaaggagaaaaaagtgaaGCTGTCTCCTGATGCAGGCTGGCTTGTGCAGCCGAGAATTTGCCGATAGTTTGCAATTCTGATTAATAGCGTATAAAATGACCttattttgggggggctgaTTTAGATCAGACTTAGGTACCTCTATTAActaattttccttcatttccacTCTGTCACTGGTTTGCTATGCAGCTTAATGTCTCAGCATCTCTTTGTGCCCCACTGTTTTGTAGGTGAAACAGCTGAGCCCACGAAGAACTCCCAGCTGTATCCTATGTACGTGGTGGTGGCTGCGCTGGTTGTGCTTGCTTTCATTGGAGTGGGAGTACTGGTGTCTCGTAAGCGGCGCAGGGAGCATGGGCAGCTTTGGTTCCCAGAAGGCTTCAAAGTGACAGAGTCGAGCAAGAAGAAGCGACGAGAACCACTTGGGGAGGATTCTGTTGGACTGAAGTGAGTAATTTGCTTGCTAACCCGTTAAAGACGGCGCAGCGGGGCTGCTCGGGGCTCTTCTGAAAGAACCCGTTGGAGTTTTGTTCTCTAGTGCATCGTATTGGCATGGCggggaggagaaaaatcagGTTTCTTAAAGTTCTGCATGGGGAAAACAGTGTTCCCATCTGGAGGaggtttttaaatgctttgtggTCCGTTTACACTtggtaaaaaaaatgaaaggcaacCTGAGGGGAACCTCCTGGAAATTGCCTTGATTCTTCTTTTAGTTCGTGCATGTAGATAAACACCGTCCATCACAGACTAGTTCCTGCAGAGGAGCTAATTTTTTgcatgattttgtttttaaagacccCTCAAAAATGCTTCAGACGGCACACTGATGGATGACAACCAAAATGAGTGGGGTGATGAGGAGACCTTGGACACCAAGAAGTTCAGGGTAAGGTCACTGCCACGttccctttctgtgctgcaagtAGTCGCTCGCTGGGTTTTGTCATGGAAGGAGCAGAGCGCTGCGGAAAGCAGCAGAGCGGAGGGACCCTCGGGAGCCCAGTCTGCTCTGCGCAtcgctgctgcctgctcctttgCAAACCTGCGTGTGACAAACGCACCTTTGAGACTTGCAGAGCTTCCCACTCTAGAACCcagccccttcctcccagcctgACCTGTACGCCTTGCTCGGTGCTCATTTCCCGCTCTCATTCCTCAGTTGGAGGAGCAGGCGATGCTGCCTGACACGGACGATCAGACGGATCACAGGCAGTGGACCCAGCAGCACCTGGATGCCGCTGACCTGCGCATATCCTCCATGGCGCCTACTCCACCACAGGGGGAAATCGATGCAGACTGTATGGATGTCAACGTCAGAGGTCCCGGTAAGGTGGACTCCTTTCACTTCTGTGCTGCTTGTCAGCTAATCTAAAATCCTCCCTTACCCCTTGCAGATGAGCGGTCCCAGACAGCCCTACCTGTCTCCATTGCTAGTACGGAATCGCTGCTAACTGTTCTGCATTGCATGGTTGCTGTTGTGCATGATTTAGGATAGACCTTGTCACGTTTTGCTTTCCATGAGATCTCTTTTGTTTAATCACTGAGACGGAAATTAGAGAATACAGAAGAAGTACCTATTAAAACATCCAGTTTATCTCTCTGCCACTCCTAGATTCCTCTCCTCTCACCAAACTGCACATTTCACAATCTTCTTTTTAGGTTCTTAACTATATTAATACTTAATaggcttttaaattattacaaATATTTGGTCTTCCCCAGATCTGTgaaattttcctctgaaataataaaaatatttaaggctGCACTGTACCGTACTCAAGTTGGCTTTGAGCAACCTTTCTTATAAATTGCACCTTACACGTTAGTGCGCAAGCTAGCAGATGAAATAGGAAAAGCAGTGAGCAGTGAGACACCACTAAGGAATTTCAGATCTATATCAGAGGAAGGATATTCGTGTTTGATGTTTAGAACCAGTCAGGAACTCAGTCTTGATGCACCCACGAGAATAAGCATCTATCAGAGACAGAGCATCTTGCTGAGCCTCCTGCATTACAGAAGggtaaaaagccttttttcacTGAGTTCCCCTGTGCTTTTCAGATGGCTTCACCCCCCTCATGATCGCCTCGTGCAGTGGAGGAGGGCTGGAGACCGGCAATAGCGAAGAGGAAGACGATGCTCCTGCTGTCATCTCAGATTTTATTTACCAAGGCGCCAGCTTACACAACCAGACTGACCGCACCGGCGAGACGGCTCTTCACCTGGCTGCCAGGTACTCCCGCTCGGACGCTGCCAAGCGCCTGCTGGAAGCTAGCGCAGATGCAAACATCCAAGATAACATGGGCAGGACGCCCCTCCACGCCGCCGTCTCTGCCGATGCCCAAGGAGTCTTCCAGGTAATTGATCCTTTCGTCACCAGTCTCGGGGTTTTCCGGGGAAAGTACTGGTGCTACGTGTTGAGTCAGTGACACAACTGAGCTTATCGCAGGGTCACCAGCTTGTCCTGGCAAGGTGCGGGGTGGGAATGGGGAAAACTGAAGCCCCTGTTGTCTCAGGGCAGggcacagcaaagcagcaaccCCATAGCTGCCCTCGGACATGCAGCCGCAGACTGGGAGGGGGGACTGGAGGGCCAGCCTCCGGAAAGGCGGTTGCATGTCCTGAGACCTGGGTACCTGGAGTGTCTGCTGTCTGTCCCTCCTAACGTTTGTGTTTCCTGCGCTTTGGCCCTTGTTGCGGCAGATCCTGATTAGGAACAGGGCAACCGATCTTGACGCCCGAATGCACGACGGGACCACTCCTCTGATCTTGGCCGCTCGCTTGGCTGTGGAGGGCATGCTGGACGATCTCATCAACTGCCACGCAGACGTCAATGCCGTGGATGATCTAGGTACTGCAGGCAACTAAAACACGGGCTCCCTCAGAGGTGGAAGGAAAGGGCTGCTTGCTGTTACTCTTACCGCTCGCTAATGCGTGTTGTATGTCGTGGTCTTCCTCCATAGGCAAGTCGGCACtgcactgggcagctgctgtGAATAACGTTGAAGCCGCAGTAGTCCTCCTGAAGAATGGTGCCAATAAGGATATGCAGAACAATAAGGTAGGGGTCTCCTGGGCTGGCACAGGCAAGGAAAGAACCATTTGGGGAGTCTGTTAAAGGGTAATTTTTGCCTAAAATACAACACTGTCTGGCACTGAGACTGATTTGATTGTTCTGCTGTGAATGAAGCTGTTGGATTGGGCTCAAAGAAGCATTGTGGGATTTGGTCCTACGGGTGATGTTGAGGGGCCGTGCAGTGCTTGGTGAGCAGTATGGTACAGCGTTAGTGGGGCCGTCTCCTCACACATTCTGGGTCACACGTAGGGTTCCTGGTTTAATACCGGTGTAAGGACATGGCTCAGCAGGGTagggacaagcagcagcaaaacctcACCAGAGGAGAGATGATTACTGTCTCTGCCACCCAGCTGCATGGTGTTGGGCATGGAGCTCAGGATAGTGTTAGCCAGGAGAATCTGTTAACTTAAACCTAACCGTCTTTGCTGGGTTTCTAGGAGGAGACCCCACTCTTCCTCGCAGCCAGAGAAGGGAGCTATGAAACCGCCAAGGTCCTGCTGGACCATTTTGCCAACCGCGACATCACGGACCACATGGACCGGCTCCCACGGGACATCGCCCAGGAGCGGATGCACCACGACATCGTGAGGCTGCTGGACGAGTACAACCTGGTACGGAGCCCACCGCTGCACAACGGCCCGCTGGGGGCACCCACGCTGTCCCCACCGCTCTGCTCTCCCAACAGCTACATCGGCAACCTGAAACCTGCCGTCCAGGGCAAGAAGGCCAGGAAGCCGAGTACCAAGGGCCTGAGCTGCAACGGCAAGGATGCCAAAGACCTCAAAGCCCGGAGGAAAAAATCACAAGATGGAAAAGGATGTCTGCTTGACAACTCCAGTGTGTTGTCTCCAGTGGACTCCCTGGAGTCACCCCATGGGTACCTGTCGGATGTTGCCTCTCCTCCGCTGATGACCTCTCCATTTCAGCAGTCCCCTTCCATGCCTCTGAATCATCTGCCAGGCATGCCTGATGCCCACATGAGCATCAATCACCTCAACATGGCGGGGAAGCAGGATATGGCCATGGGAAACTCCAGCAGGATGGCCTTTGATTCAGTGCCGCCGCGTCTGTCTCACCTCCCCGtctccagccccagcacagtGATGAGCAACGCCCCGATGAATTTCTCCGTCGGCGGAGCGGCCGGTCTGAACGGGCAGTGTGACTGGCTCACCAGGCTGCAGAACGGCATGGTCCAGAATCAGTACAACCCGATGAGAGGCAATATGCAACCAGGGGCGCATCAGCAGACGCAAAACCTTCAGCACGGCATGATGACCTCCCTGCACAATGGCTTGCCCACCACGAGCTTGTCGCAGATGATGAGCTACCAGGCCATGCCCAACACCCGGCTGGCTTCCCAGCCTCACCTGatgcagagccagcagctccagcagatgcagcagcaacagctccagcagcaaaacatgcagccgcagcagcagccgcagcaaccccagcagcagccgcagcagcagcagccgcagcagcaTCACAACCCCAGCTCCAATGCGAGCGGCCACATCGGCCAAAATTTCCTTGGTACCGAGCTGAGCCAGCCCGACATGCAGCCAGCGAGCAGCAGTACCATGGCAGTCCACACGATCCTGCCTCAAGATTCCCAGATGCTGCCCACGTCTCTGCCATCCTCCCTCGCCCAGCCCATGACCACCACGCAGTTTCTAACTCCACCTTCCCAGCACAGTTATTCCTCCCCCTTGGACAACACCCCCAGCCACCAGCTCCAGGTGCCCGACCACCCTTTCCTAACGCCATCTCCGGAGTCGCCGGACCAGTGGTCCAGCTCGTCTCCTCACTCCAACGTGTCCGACTGGTCCGAGGGCATTTCCAGCCCTCCCACGAGTATGCAGTCACAGATGGGA is a window of Pelecanus crispus isolate bPelCri1 chromosome 9, bPelCri1.pri, whole genome shotgun sequence DNA encoding:
- the NOTCH1 gene encoding neurogenic locus notch homolog protein 1 isoform X2 — its product is MERLLAPGLLVLLLPALTRGLRCTQLAESCLNGGKCETLLNGTEVCQCSSAHVGERCQLPNPCLSSPCKNAGTCTPVVRGSTVDYTCACRLGFTDELCLTPRDNVCLSNPCRNGGTCDLLTLSEYKCRCPPGWSGKTCQQADPCASNPCANGGQCVPFEAHYICRCTASFHGANCKQDVNECNISPPICKNGGSCTNEVGTYQCSCKPTYTGQNCEHLYVPCNPSPCQNGGTCRQIGDTTYECTCLPGFTGQNCEENINDCPGNNCKNGGTCVDGVNTYNCQCPPEWTGQYCTEDVDECQLMPNACQNGGTCHNNHGGYNCVCVNGWTGEDCSENIDDCAMAACFHGATCHDRVASFYCECPHGRTGLLCHLDDACISNPCNEGSNCDTNPVNGKAICTCPSGYMGPACNQDVDECSLGANPCEHAGKCINTQGSFQCQCLQGYSGPRCEIDVNECLSNPCQNDATCLDQIGEFQCICMPGYEGVYCEINTDECASSPCLHNGNCLDKINEFHCECPTGFNGHLCQFDIDECASTPCKNGAKCVDGPNTYSCECTEGFSGAHCEIDIDECDPDPCHYGTCKDSIAAFTCLCQPGYTGHRCDININECQSQPCKNGGICQDRNNAYNCLCLKGTTGPNCEINLDDCASNPCDYGKCIDKINGYECTCEPGYTGRMCNVNIDECSSNPCHNGGTCKDGINGFTCLCPEGFHDPKCLSEVNECNSNPCIHGKCHDGLNGYRCDCDPGWSGTNCDINNNECESNPCMNGGTCKDMTSGYICTCREGFSGPNCQTNINECASNPCLNQGTCIDDVAGYTCNCLLPYTGATCEDVLAPCAGSPCKNGGECRESEDYKSFSCSCPSGWQGQTCEIDINECVKNPCRNGATCQNNNGSYRCICRTGFTGRNCDTDIDDCKPNPCHNGGSCSDGVGTFFCECQAGFRGPKCEEDINECASNPCKNGANCTDCVNSYTCTCPSGFSGIHCENNTPDCTESSCFNSGTCVDGINTFTCVCPPGFTGSYCEHDINECDSKPCLNGGTCQDSYGMYKCTCPQGYTGLNCQNLVRWCDSSPCKNGGKCWQTNNLYRCECNSGWTGLYCDVPSVSCEVAAKQQGIDVAHLCRNSGLCVDTGNTHFCRCQAGYTGSYCEEQVDECSPNPCQNGATCTDYLGGYSCECVAGYHGVNCSEEINECLSHPCQNGGTCIDLINTYKCSCPRGTQGERCEGDVNECLSNPCDARGTQNCVQRVNDYKCECRPGYAGRRCDTVVDGCKGKPCRNGGTCAVASNTGRGFICKCPPGFVGATCENDSRTCGNLHCLNGGTCISIHKSSKCMCMPAFTGPECQYPASSPCTSNPCYNGGTCEFFSDASPYYRCNCPANFNGLNCHILDFDFQGGIGQDIIPPKIEEKCEIAVCAGYAGNKICDGKCNNHACGWDGGDCSLNFNDPWKNCSQSLQCWKYFNDGKCDSQCNNAGCLYDGFDCQKYEGQCNPLYDQYCKDHFSDGHCDQGCNNFECEWDGLDCANNMPEKLADGTLVVVVLITPENLKNNSFNFLRELSRVLHTNVVFKKNPKGEYMIFPYYGNEEELKKHYIKRSTEDWSDMSSAVINKVKSSLYSRAGRRQKRELDQMDIRGSIVYLEIDNRQCIQSSSQCFQSATDVAAFLGALASLGNLNIPYKIEAVKSETAEPTKNSQLYPMYVVVAALVVLAFIGVGVLVSRKRRREHGQLWFPEGFKVTESSKKKRREPLGEDSVGLKPLKNASDGTLMDDNQNEWGDEETLDTKKFRLEEQAMLPDTDDQTDHRQWTQQHLDAADLRISSMAPTPPQGEIDADCMDVNVRGPDGFTPLMIASCSGGGLETGNSEEEDDAPAVISDFIYQGASLHNQTDRTGETALHLAARYSRSDAAKRLLEASADANIQDNMGRTPLHAAVSADAQGVFQILIRNRATDLDARMHDGTTPLILAARLAVEGMLDDLINCHADVNAVDDLGKSALHWAAAVNNVEAAVVLLKNGANKDMQNNKEETPLFLAAREGSYETAKVLLDHFANRDITDHMDRLPRDIAQERMHHDIVRLLDEYNLVRSPPLHNGPLGAPTLSPPLCSPNSYIGNLKPAVQGKKARKPSTKGLSCNGKDAKDLKARRKKSQDGKGCLLDNSSVLSPVDSLESPHGYLSDVASPPLMTSPFQQSPSMPLNHLPGMPDAHMSINHLNMAGKQDMAMGNSSRMAFDSVPPRLSHLPVSSPSTVMSNAPMNFSVGGAAGLNGQCDWLTRLQNGMVQNQYNPMRGNMQPGAHQQTQNLQHGMMTSLHNGLPTTSLSQMMSYQAMPNTRLASQPHLMQSQQLQQMQQQQLQQQNMQPQQQPQQPQQQPQQQQPQQHHNPSSNASGHIGQNFLGTELSQPDMQPASSSTMAVHTILPQDSQMLPTSLPSSLAQPMTTTQFLTPPSQHSYSSPLDNTPSHQLQVPDHPFLTPSPESPDQWSSSSPHSNVSDWSEGISSPPTSMQSQMGHIPEAFK
- the NOTCH1 gene encoding neurogenic locus notch homolog protein 1 isoform X1, translating into MERLLAPGLLVLLLPALTRGLRCTQLAESCLNGGKCETLLNGTEVCQCSSAHVGERCQLPNPCLSSPCKNAGTCTPVVRGSTVDYTCACRLGFTDELCLTPRDNVCLSNPCRNGGTCDLLTLSEYKCRCPPGWSGKTCQQADPCASNPCANGGQCVPFEAHYICRCTASFHGANCKQDVNECNISPPICKNGGSCTNEVGTYQCSCKPTYTGQNCEHLYVPCNPSPCQNGGTCRQIGDTTYECTCLPGFTGQNCEENINDCPGNNCKNGGTCVDGVNTYNCQCPPEWTGQYCTEDVDECQLMPNACQNGGTCHNNHGGYNCVCVNGWTGEDCSENIDDCAMAACFHGATCHDRVASFYCECPHGRTGLLCHLDDACISNPCNEGSNCDTNPVNGKAICTCPSGYMGPACNQDVDECSLGANPCEHAGKCINTQGSFQCQCLQGYSGPRCEIDVNECLSNPCQNDATCLDQIGEFQCICMPGYEGVYCEINTDECASSPCLHNGNCLDKINEFHCECPTGFNGHLCQFDIDECASTPCKNGAKCVDGPNTYSCECTEGFSGAHCEIDIDECDPDPCHYGTCKDSIAAFTCLCQPGYTGHRCDININECQSQPCKNGGICQDRNNAYNCLCLKGTTGPNCEINLDDCASNPCDYGKCIDKINGYECTCEPGYTGRMCNVNIDECSSNPCHNGGTCKDGINGFTCLCPEGFHDPKCLSEVNECNSNPCIHGKCHDGLNGYRCDCDPGWSGTNCDINNNECESNPCMNGGTCKDMTSGYICTCREGFSGPNCQTNINECASNPCLNQGTCIDDVAGYTCNCLLPYTGATCEDVLAPCAGSPCKNGGECRESEDYKSFSCSCPSGWQGQTCEIDINECVKNPCRNGATCQNNNGSYRCICRTGFTGRNCDTDIDDCKPNPCHNGGSCSDGVGTFFCECQAGFRGPKCEEDINECASNPCKNGANCTDCVNSYTCTCPSGFSGIHCENNTPDCTESSCFNSGTCVDGINTFTCVCPPGFTGSYCEHDINECDSKPCLNGGTCQDSYGMYKCTCPQGYTGLNCQNLVRWCDSSPCKNGGKCWQTNNLYRCECNSGWTGLYCDVPSVSCEVAAKQQGIDVAHLCRNSGLCVDTGNTHFCRCQAGYTGSYCEEQVDECSPNPCQNGATCTDYLGGYSCECVAGYHGVNCSEEINECLSHPCQNGGTCIDLINTYKCSCPRGTQGVHCEINVDDCSPFFDPVTLGPKCFNNGKCTDRVGGYSCICPPGFVGERCEGDVNECLSNPCDARGTQNCVQRVNDYKCECRPGYAGRRCDTVVDGCKGKPCRNGGTCAVASNTGRGFICKCPPGFVGATCENDSRTCGNLHCLNGGTCISIHKSSKCMCMPAFTGPECQYPASSPCTSNPCYNGGTCEFFSDASPYYRCNCPANFNGLNCHILDFDFQGGIGQDIIPPKIEEKCEIAVCAGYAGNKICDGKCNNHACGWDGGDCSLNFNDPWKNCSQSLQCWKYFNDGKCDSQCNNAGCLYDGFDCQKYEGQCNPLYDQYCKDHFSDGHCDQGCNNFECEWDGLDCANNMPEKLADGTLVVVVLITPENLKNNSFNFLRELSRVLHTNVVFKKNPKGEYMIFPYYGNEEELKKHYIKRSTEDWSDMSSAVINKVKSSLYSRAGRRQKRELDQMDIRGSIVYLEIDNRQCIQSSSQCFQSATDVAAFLGALASLGNLNIPYKIEAVKSETAEPTKNSQLYPMYVVVAALVVLAFIGVGVLVSRKRRREHGQLWFPEGFKVTESSKKKRREPLGEDSVGLKPLKNASDGTLMDDNQNEWGDEETLDTKKFRLEEQAMLPDTDDQTDHRQWTQQHLDAADLRISSMAPTPPQGEIDADCMDVNVRGPDGFTPLMIASCSGGGLETGNSEEEDDAPAVISDFIYQGASLHNQTDRTGETALHLAARYSRSDAAKRLLEASADANIQDNMGRTPLHAAVSADAQGVFQILIRNRATDLDARMHDGTTPLILAARLAVEGMLDDLINCHADVNAVDDLGKSALHWAAAVNNVEAAVVLLKNGANKDMQNNKEETPLFLAAREGSYETAKVLLDHFANRDITDHMDRLPRDIAQERMHHDIVRLLDEYNLVRSPPLHNGPLGAPTLSPPLCSPNSYIGNLKPAVQGKKARKPSTKGLSCNGKDAKDLKARRKKSQDGKGCLLDNSSVLSPVDSLESPHGYLSDVASPPLMTSPFQQSPSMPLNHLPGMPDAHMSINHLNMAGKQDMAMGNSSRMAFDSVPPRLSHLPVSSPSTVMSNAPMNFSVGGAAGLNGQCDWLTRLQNGMVQNQYNPMRGNMQPGAHQQTQNLQHGMMTSLHNGLPTTSLSQMMSYQAMPNTRLASQPHLMQSQQLQQMQQQQLQQQNMQPQQQPQQPQQQPQQQQPQQHHNPSSNASGHIGQNFLGTELSQPDMQPASSSTMAVHTILPQDSQMLPTSLPSSLAQPMTTTQFLTPPSQHSYSSPLDNTPSHQLQVPDHPFLTPSPESPDQWSSSSPHSNVSDWSEGISSPPTSMQSQMGHIPEAFK